A DNA window from Capnocytophaga sp. ARDL2 contains the following coding sequences:
- a CDS encoding TIGR02757 family protein produces MLEINELRDFLDEKVDYYNCPKFIETDPIQIPHSFQLKEDIEISGFLTAQLAWGNRKMIISNAKKLMSIMGNSPYDFIMEYNDNQEDKIDFVHRTFSSVDLDYFFRSLKNIYQKYNGLEAVFSLNNSKELQSRISEFKQLFFELEHQQRTEKHLSDPAKGSAAKRINMFLRWMCRKDDRGVDFGIWNSISPSELSCPLDVHSGTIARKLGLIQRKQNDQKALKELDDNLRILDANDPVKYDFALFGLGAIEKF; encoded by the coding sequence ATGTTGGAAATAAACGAATTGAGAGATTTTTTGGACGAAAAAGTAGATTATTACAATTGTCCAAAATTTATTGAAACCGACCCTATACAGATTCCTCATAGTTTTCAGTTGAAAGAAGATATTGAAATATCTGGATTTTTGACCGCACAATTGGCATGGGGCAATCGGAAAATGATTATTTCCAATGCGAAGAAATTGATGAGTATTATGGGAAATAGTCCATATGATTTTATTATGGAATATAATGATAACCAAGAAGATAAAATTGATTTTGTACATCGGACGTTTAGCAGTGTAGATTTGGATTACTTTTTTCGTTCGCTTAAAAACATTTATCAAAAATATAATGGATTGGAAGCAGTTTTTTCACTAAATAATTCAAAGGAATTGCAAAGTAGAATATCTGAATTTAAACAATTGTTTTTTGAATTGGAACACCAGCAACGCACTGAAAAACACTTGTCTGATCCTGCAAAAGGTTCGGCAGCCAAGAGGATTAATATGTTTTTGAGATGGATGTGTAGAAAAGATGATAGAGGAGTCGATTTTGGAATATGGAATAGTATTTCGCCTTCAGAATTGTCGTGCCCTTTAGATGTACATTCGGGAACGATTGCAAGAAAATTAGGATTGATACAACGCAAACAAAATGATCAAAAAGCGTTGAAAGAATTGGATGATAATTTGAGAATATTAGATGCCAATGACCCAGTGAAATATGATTTTGCTCTTTTTGGATTGGGGGCAATTGAAAAATTTTAA